AATTAGACCTTTTAAAAGTTAATGGAGATGACATTAACAATGCACCATATTCTGTTCTCTTATATGGAATACAAAAACAGAAGAACAAAAGGCACACGAAGAGGTCAAAGGAAACGACGATGATGGTGATGAAAGCGACTAGGGTGACAAAGACAGGACCAGTGAAAAAGAGGAAAGACACAAGAACATCAAAAATTCGcagaaaaagccaaaaaattaataaataagtGCATTTGTTACATATATGGTTTGAGATAAGCTCAGACTAAGCTACAAGGGGGATGTGTCACGAAATTCAGTGCCTGGAAGATAAACACAAATCAAACAGCTTAAAACACTGAAGGAAGATTCGAACAAAACAGCACAAACAAAAGTTCCTTAGCAAGTTGGAGTGAGTAATTGTTAACTCTAAAGAAAATGGAAGCTTGCAATGTCGTGACACAGGCCCTTTTAATGCGTATCGTGGAACAAGATGCATATATGTCCTGCCAAAGCCGAAATTCACCCAATCAGATCACTGCTTTAAGCAATGTGAATTTCGAAAAATGTGTCAGTTGAAGGTTTGGGCCTTGTATTTCTTCTTATCAAGCGTTGACACAATGTATAGAAAGGTATACTATGGtgtccttggtccgcgacttATCCGAACATGATGTTATATTTCCTCATTAACTAAAGTACCACGAAAAAACAAATCTGTCCAATTATTTCGTGAttattcttctttcttctttcctgCTATTGGTGATTGTGCAgaattcaagtttgttgacaggtgtgttaatttgtctttatAAAAAGTCTCTACCTTTACGGTTCCGTAACTTACATGGTCATGTGTACTTGGCTTGTGTAAAGATAAAATGCAATGGGAACATGTGTCTTTTTGTAGAACAGATTTACAGATAAACTAATTTCTGCAGTTAGGAACGAATTTGCTGCAGAGTTTTAAGCTTTTGTTTTATAGactcttgaaaaatatcaacaataTTCGCATAGGGGTCCTTGGTCCACGACTTATACTACGTATGACCCCAGAGAACATCTCGCAGAGCAGATAAAGAAAACCTTCGATAAATGGAAAAGGTCTTTgttttaactgaatattttcaaaatcttgttTCTAAATCTTTACGAACGGGTTACCTTCTTTTCTATGTCTAGAATACCTACACGGTCTTATAATGAAATAGAGCTTGTGTTGGGAGACGGTCAACTCaaaataaaagcagattctATACTCACAACGACATCGAATATGACTGTAGCTGAGATAtatcaaggataataaaaaataaataaattttcatgttcgtACAGAAATTATCAGGATTCACAGGTATTTTGTTGGGCTGCTTACATGATTCGCGGACCGAGGACCAAATTTGCAGACGAagagaaatatttcagtttggaACTTACCAATTTAATATTATCACAAGAACCGAAAAAGCTATCTTCATGAAAAATTTCAGTTCGTGGTGTTTTGATTCAGGTAAGATATTCATGATTATCCCTTTTTCCCTTAGGATTAATATTAGTTGCTTGTAAGGAGCTCCTTATCATTCATGATTGTGTGTAAAGGTTAGGCTAAAGCAAAATTAAATGATAAGCGCAAGTTGTACACTCACCATTTCATTTCATGCCTCTTTGTATATCATGTTAATGCCACGAGAAGGACAAACCAGTTTGGCTAAAGCCCACGGTGCACCAAACGCATAAGAGACCATGTTGTCACTTTTTAGGCATTTCATGTGTGCCTTATTATAGTGTCACTTGCAGCAACTGCTAACCGGAAGAAAGTCCTGTAAGGTTTCCACCCTTGTGCGCAAAACAGGAGCCTTCGTTCCCAGATCTCAAGACCAAACTTTAATCACTGTTGTCGTATGGTCGCCTTGATATTTTATCACCAtctaagggcctgtttatatggtgttggttacccgagacagccctcctCCCGAGATAGCTTTAGCGTGTGTCTATTTGAGAATTGCATGACGGAGACAAAGTTGACCCTACAtaattatgcatatattttaagaccCATCTTCAAAAACTGCGTATCATCATTCGCCTTTCTTTCTTTGTAGTTCGTTTTTATTAAGTATAGTTGTTTTTTCACATTCGGCaaatggactgacaatcttaacgcAGCAGTAATACGTAGTTAAATGAATGGCTGTTTATGAAGCGAGAGTTTCCGTTGACAGTGGTGAGAAATTTGGCGGGaaagaatttttctttcaaaagtaaacgctaaaaacatatatacatgtaagctcccaaattgtttctttgatttttattttatgcgtgggcatttaagattttgctgtctTGTCTTGGGTGGACAGACTGTTTACATGCGAAAAAGTTTCCTCAcctgccagggttaccctacctgccgaGACGAGACAACTCGCCTCCCAGGGTTATCTTGTGCACCTCATGTAAACCGTTGATagagttttttaaacaaatgagtggaaaaatatcTTGCCAAGGGTAACTCGGGGGAGGGTTGTCTCGGAtacccgagaccatataaacaggccctaagtCTTGCCCTTTACTTGGTTTCACGAGATTATTACATTTTTGAAtcatttaatttgtaattgctCTGTTCTTGGATATTTTGATTCATAATAAATAGGCTGTTACGAAATTGATTCAAATGAAAAAGTTTTCTGTGGCATAAATAATTTCTTTCACAAACTCTTAATAAGTTAATGGCGCGGCTGGAATTTCAGttgtccagaaaaaaaaaagatcctaTAATTCGGGCAAATTAATCGTTTTTCTATGATAACTGTAGAGTGAAGTATTGAAATAaggttttttcaatgttttctgTAGACTCTCTTCGCTATAACAGTAAAACAATCAAGAGTTTTTGGAGAGCAAGTAATCGAGCTCCATAGGGAGCACTGCTTGGAAATCGAGCTCGATTTTGTCATTGTCAAGCTCGACATTTCGAGTGCGATTGATACTCAAGTTCGACAGGTAACTCGAGCTCGAATAGGGTGAATCAAGCTCGGTtgtctaaaaactaaaactgatccaagaagttaaagagtttacagaaaaacttgaaaacacgaagaagaatactttctgtttgctataaagcccagcgatatttgtaaaacttgactactttgaaacacaataaaatcggaaatattcaatatttagtctccatataataaaaagaacattgcACGTTGGCtggaagatatgaattttatgttcgagacGCAACactcgctcactcgtgagatattgttcttgccactcaaacataaaattcacatcttctcgccaccgtgtaatatcctctatttacagGGTTCGTACGGGTCctggaaaacctggaaagtccTGGAATTTCGTTTTGCCATTTTCCAGGACTGGAAAGTCCTGGAAAATGGCCACGGGTCCTGGAAAGTCCTGGAAATCTTAACtgaaataataaagttatcttttcaacatttgtgTGCAGTGTATTACCTTTACTACGGGTTTATTACGGGTTTTTAGTTTTGATCCACATTAACTTTTCCGTTTCGTGCGCGTTGTTTCTTGATGAATCCCCCGTTGATCGTGTCACTGGTTAAATGAAatgcgggctcaagttagaaaATGTATCGAAGGCTCATATATATGCTCATCTGCTCATGCGCAAAGGTACAACACGTGTTCCGTGTTTTTTCTGTTCGAAAGATTAGAGAGGTGGTTTTAGCGCTGTTTTCGAAttttctgaagcaaaatgcCTGGGAAATGCTTATTTAATGAACGTTGGTTTGAAAACTCTTCCTATAAATTATGGTTGGAACGTGACACGGACAAGTATAAAGCGAAGTGCAAAGTTTGCATGAAAACATTTGATGTGTCAAACATGGGCGAGTCGGCGTTGTCAAGCCATGAGAAGGGAAAGAAGCACATTAATCTTATGGAAAAGCAACGAAGTGGCACAACCGTTGACATAAGAAACCTTTTGACGAACAGCCCTTCCACTGTTTCTCAACCGGCAACTGGAAGCAACAACTCTAGATCAACCACATCCTTAGCGAGTAATGGCGGGAGTACATCGGCCTCGAGTTCATTAACAGGTTTGTCAGACTTCGTGACAAGGAATGACACTTTGGCTGCTGAAATTTGGTGGGCACTGAAGGTAAATAGCAGTCATTATTCTTATAAATCTTGCGAAGATATCAGCTTTTTGgttcagcaaatgtttcccgACAGCAACATTGCTAAAAAATTTACATGTGGGGAAAAGAAGGCCAGTTATCTTACTTGTTTTGGCATTGCACCACATTTCAAAAGTCTTCTTAAGGAAAAAGTGAAATCTGCAGATGGTTATGTACTTTTGTTTGATGAGAGCTTGAATCATGAACTGCAAAAGAAGCAGATGGATTTTCATGTTCGCATGTGGAATCATGATAAAGTTGAAACTCGTTACTTTGCTTCAGAATTTCTTGGGCATGCCAGTGCAGAGGACATGCTCGATAAGTTTCATTCCTGCAAAGAGGACTTAAGCTTTGGAAATTTGATCCAACTCTCCATGGATGGGCCCAATGTAAATTGGAAATTTTATCAAATGGTAGAGGACGAATTAAAGAATGATTACAGCTGTACTCTCCTTAACACTGGCAGTTGTGGGATACATATCGTGCATGGAGCTTTCAAAGATGGTTGTGAAGCAGCTGGATGGACAGTGCAGAAAACCCTTGGGAGCCTTTACTGGTTGTTTAAAGATAGTCCAGCTAGAAGGGATGACTACAGTAAAGTAACAGGTAGCAGTGTATTCCCCCTGAAATTCTGCCAACACAGATGGCTGGAAAATGTTGCAGTTGCAGAGAGAGCACTTGAAGTATGGCCTGATATTGTCACATTTGTTAATGctgtgaaagaaaagaaagttaaagatccaaaaacaaaatcttaTGAGATCATCAAAAGTAGTTGCAGTGATCCCCTGATGCCtgcaaaaattgccttttttGCATCAGTGGCAAAACAGATAACACCTTTCCTCACAGCATTTCAAACAGACAAACCTATGTTGCCATTTATGGGCAATAGCTTGTGCACTTTGTTGAAATCATTGATGGGCAGGTTTATCAAGAATGAACTTATGGCTGAGGCAACATCTGTTCTAAAGATCCTTAATATGAAACCTACTGATAAAGAACAGCAGGTAGACTACCACAAAGTTGATGTTGGCTTTGTGGCACAAAAGATGCTGAGGGAGAAGTCAAGCAATTTAAGTGAGAGGCAAGTGCTTGAATTCAGAGTAGGATGTAAAGATTTTCTTGCAAAAACAGTTGCCAAACTGTTTGACAAAACACCAATTAACTATCGACTGGTAAGAAGCATGTCATGTTTGGATCCAAGGCTAATGGCATCAGAGAAAGAgtcatgtgaaaaaaaaatgaagagaattCTTGAAATTCTTGTGGAAGCCCGTAGATTGAAGAGTGCTGAGTGTGATGAAGTGATGTATCAGTTTAGCCAGTTCCTTGATTACTGTTCAGATAATcctgattttgaaaaatttgacccAAACGAGCCCACTTCAAGAGTTGACACACTTTTGTACGAACACATGGCAGGTGATAAGCAACTGGCTAAAGTGTGGCAAGTGGTTAAGTTACTGCTGCTTATGTCTCATGGTCAAGCCACAGTTGAAAGGGGCTTTTCTGTAAACAAACAGGTTGCAGTTGAGAACCTTTCAGAAAGATCTTTCATTGCTCAGAGGATTGTTCATGATCATATTGAATCAGTTGGAGGCCTGGCCAATGTTAAAATCTCAAAACCGCTTCTGGTGTCATCTGCTGGAGCTCGACAAAAGTATCTTTCTCATCTAGAAGAGCAGAAAAGAATTAAAGTGTCCCAGGAAAAAATGTTGAAGAGAAAATCAACAATGGAGGAGATTGAtttacttaaaaagaaaaagaagcagtTTGAAACTGATGTGGAGGGTCTTATTAAGACTGCTGATGAATTTGCAGATAAAGCTGAAAATTCACGACAGCTTACTTGGATTACAAAATCAAACAGCTTACGACGAACTGCCAAAGACAAAATGGTACAGttaaaagaaatcgaaaaacaACTTGATGGAAAGCTCCAACAACTCAGGAATGATTGACTCTTACTCTCAGGTTGAAAAATAAGTAATTTCTCCTAAacgtatcaaatattttaatagGCAGGCGTTAAGAGTAAGTTAAATTATCAATTAGgggattttatttattttagcaccAAATTCTTAGAACTAACGTCACACAAGTTTGGTGGGCAGTAAGGAAAATTTATATTGAGATCTTTAGAGtggaattttaaaatgaatttttgagtCCTGGAAAAATCAATCTGAGTCCTGGAAAAGTCCTGGAAAAGTCCTGGAAAATTGTTTCTGAGAAAGGGTACGAACCCTGTATTTATCACACCTTTTCATTGGTTGCTTCTGTTAAGCTAGAGCTTTCCATGAGAGAATTCTGAATAAGTTAGTGAGTCAATAGCTGTAgtgtgaaaacaatttctttctgaAAATATTGTCATTTGTATTTCTAGAACTTTTTTGAAGGGTTGAAGACCATTTAATACACTTGGGGAAAAGCAATAGAAACTTAAATACTACGTGATCTGTTGTGAGCTAGAGCTAAGTGAAATTCTTACTATGTTTCTTCTGTTGATCACTAACAGCACTACATGTATGTCCGTTCCAAGATGGATTAACCGGGACTTTCGTGGTGTACTGATAAGAAGTAAGTtgttcacaataataatactatGTCATTGTATAAGCATGAGGGGAAGGGCAAGCTTTTTTTTTGACTATTTTTAACTGACAGTCTTTGCATCATGGTGTACTGGAAAATTTGTCCAGATGGATGACTTGTGTTTTGAGTTTATATATTCTAATTTATCTGAGGAAAGGCATAACACACTTAAATAAGTAATACACTTGATTGATATCATCTTTAACGTTCTGCAATCAACTAATACACACTTGGCAGATAAAGGAGTGGAAACTGGATAATAAGGCGATGGGTGGTACAAAATATGAAGCTGCTATTTTTGAGAATGGCACGTAGGGCAAGTCTCCGCAGTAATCATATGCCTAATGTGTCAAGTCCATGAAgtagcaacaaaacaacaacaagaaacagAAGCAAAGTACTATTTGTCTTCTACTAGTTGGGGTACATCGTTTATTAAATACCtaccgagatttacactccaagaaggatcgagataaaaacagtctctttgcgctagacaagccagctgattggtcatacgatttttttcactagtgaaaaacgacgtatcgacgctctgattggctatatcgttattttcactagtgaaaaattgtcgtatcagccttttgattggctaatatgatgttgaactttggcgcagGTGGCCTCtgcacagatttgtaaacatggcggtcgactggtgtatggttttcaaagtttttgatcttttattgcttagttttctcaacaaaaatacttcagaagatcttaaaaagttttaaaagtgcttgagcgaggtatggaaggtaaagatttcttttatttcaaaaatattttgctatttgtttagggcttttgttcacgattGGTAGTTTGATAGCCTCAccattaacacttacctcgtcaactttatgatctctgttcttatataataaacaaattacttcatgattggctcgtttgtacgatttttattactcactcgttgtgaaggatcattaaactcactcgttcgcttcgctcactcgtttgtttacgcgatccttcacaactcatgaataaaaatcgtatgcactcaccaaccatgaagtaatctatatataTTTGTCTGTGATAATACTTCACCAGTAGTAGTAAATCTGCCCGCAGTCAAGAACTAGTCAagcttaaatttaaaattgctctTTTTTGGTGCATGTGCACAAATTGCAACTTAAGTGGTACCTTACAGTGGTCACATTGAATATTTTTGTTGCATACTATAAGTTATTgttaaacaccaatgaaatactgtATACTGTATGCTTTACAGGATTATACTGCTGAGTGTCTCTAGTTTTTTGTAGTCATTATTTAATAATTAAGTGTTAAGTATGGCCTGTTCAGTATTTAATTTTATAAACAATGTAGTTTAATCTGGTCTCCTGTCTTCAATTCTCTTTCGATATGCtcgcattatgggataattatgcatACTTCCTTCCTACCTACTGGTCAGTGGTCAcgtttaaaagttaaacaagttattCAGATGCAAATTAGCAGTCATATAAACCCCAAGAAGCGGCGTAATAACCAGTTCTTCCTTTCGTGCTTTACAAGGTCAGCGAGTTCGTTTTGTTTATCTGTTTTACGTTCCTTGTGTTGGTTTCGCCTTTCAGGGGGTGTTCCTTGTTCGTTTACTCACACTTGTTCTTTTCGCTTAACTCTTTCTCTTAGCTTCCGTCGCTTATTTGGCGCTCGACAGTCGACAGCAGGAGTTTCGCTTGCCCACATGGTGATGTCTTCGCCAGCCAAAGCTAATACTGCACCTTTGGAACCCAATGTGGTGATTGCGAATGAAGTTCACGACGTGGTTGAGGTCGACGACACAGACCATGTGGAATTTGATTTGGATGAGTTGAAGGAACAGCTCGGAATCGACAGTATTCTTGAAAAGCTCTACAACCTTGCTGCAAAGTTCTGTAGCGGGAAAACTAGGACTGAGTACTCTGGTTCAGAGGCTCAAAATTCAAACTCCTCTTCAGAAACCGCCGAAGGGGTTTTTGACCCCTCGGCTGCAGTAGTTCGACACAAAGTCGCATTGACTAATGAGCCTTACGAGGAGGAGTTTAAGCTTCCTTTGGTATCCGAGGAAGCCGAAAGTTTTGGGCCTGGGACGTGTCAATAATGCATGCTCTAAAAAAGCCATGGACTCCAAGTTAAAGGATCTGTACGAGAAGTATAAGACTCTAATTGTAAATACTTGTGTGTGCCTAAAGTCAACTTTGAGCTGTGGCACGATTTGTCTAAGGAGTCTAAATCCAAGGACCTCGGTCTTCAAGAGCTCCAGAAGGGTATTGTCAAGGCATCTCAGCCTATAATACAGTTGTTTGATTCAGCACTTAGCGCCCGCAATGACAAGTCTTCAATGGATCCCAATGTTTTGCTACCTTTATTGGCAGACATCTTTTCTTACATCTCTTAAACGAAGAGAGTTTCTTAAACCTGATATCGCCAGGCCTTATCAGTCTGTTTGTAACAGGTCTAACGGCATTACAACTTGTTTGTTTGGGGATGAATTGCCcaagcatgttaaagagattggaGAGGTCAATAAGATATCAAGGAAGGTGTCCGGCCGTTCGACTTCAATCAGGAATATGGTCAGTCCTTACAAGAGAGGGTTTGATACACCTAGCAGGAGCTAAACACAGAGGTCTGGCAGAAAGTCCACTTTTTTAGGCTACCGAGGTCGTGGAAGTAACTTCCACGACCGGCAACAAATGGGAGAAGATTAGCTCCAATAACCAGCACCAAACTACAGAAGGGCAAAGTGTAAACAAGGCAAATGTACACTCTGTACCTTTGTTACAGGCTAGTAGTTTATCTCGGAATTTACCCAAATGGAGGGAGTTTACTAGTGATCCATGGATCCTACAAACTGAGGTTATCACCTTGAGACAACTCCTCATCAAGTAAATCTACCAAAGTTTCGTAAATTTAGTGAAAGGGAAACTGCTTTTATGGAGTCAGAGATTAGAAAGCTAATTTCCAAGGGCGCTGTGACTGAAGTGTCTCCTTGTGATAATGAATTCATTTCTACAGTCTTTTTGGTTCCCAAGAAGACCGGGGACTTTCGGCCAAATATAAACCTTAAGCCCTTAAACCAATTTGTCGAaaagattcattttaagatGGAGAACATCTGCATGGCCTTGAATTGTATTTCCCCTGGGGACTTCATGGTGTCTATTGACCTTAAAGATGCTTATTTCAGTGTACCTATTTTCCAGCCCCATCGCAAATACTTACGTTTTctttggaatttcaagcgttatgAGTTTACTTGCTTACCCTTTGGGTACAGCCTTGCTCCCAGGGTTTtcactaagatttttaagcctgTTATAGCATATTTTAGATTTCTCGGCTTCAGGgttattattttcattgatGATCTCATACTCATTGCAAGCTCTTATGATGAGTGTCTACAGCAACTTGAGGTCTTGAAACAAACTCTTTTTTAAATTGGGCTTTACTGTCAACGTTGGGAAATCTCAGCTAGTTCCTGTCCATGAGATCCTTTATTTGGGTTTCATAAGTAATTCCATAGCAATGAGATTGCGGTTGCCGGCTGTTAAGTTAGAGAGGATAGTCTCGGCCTGTAAAGCCCTTTTAGCTAAGCGTCAACCTAGTGTTAGGGACGTTGCTAAAGTAACTGGGCTGTTAGTTTCTGCTCTCCTGGCGGTGAATTATCTAGAGATGCATTACCGTTCCTTAGAGTTATGCAAGACTCAGACTGTCTGGTAGCCTTGATTATGACACGACACTTTCCTTAAGGTCTCAAGCTCGTTCTGATTTACAATGGGTCATTGAGAATATTACCCAGTGCAATGGTAGACTGTTTCAGGTTCCGAAAATCGATATTTACATCCAGAGTGATGCAAGTTTGATTGGTTGGGGAGCTGTAAGTGGTAGTCTGTCTGCATCTGGCAGATGGTCTCAAAGTGAATCCAAACCTCGTATAAATTACCTGGAACTTCTAGCGTCATTTCATGCTCTGCGGTCTCTATTCATGTTAGACTTGCACTTGACAACTCCACTGCAGTGGCCTATATTAATAATATAGGGGGTGTTCGATCCCCCTTATTAGATTCCTTGTCCAAAAGTATTTGGAAATGGTGCAAGTTGAGAGATATTTTCATTTCTGCTTAACACATCCCAGGGAAGGTTAATAATCAGGCCGATACCTTATCCAGGGAAATCTCCTCTAACTTGGAGTGGTCCTTAAATGGTGAGGCTTTTCAGGAAATTATTTCTCAAACCTTTACTCCTGAGATTGACCTCTTCGCATCTAGGCTTAATGCCAAGACTGCAAAGTTTATCTCCTGGCACCAGATGCCTTTTCTTTGAGCTGGGCTAATATGAATTGCTATGCCTTTCCTCCTTTTAGTTTGCTACCTCGAGTACTAGCCAAGGTTCGCCACGACAAGGCCATAGTTTTGTTAATTGCACCGGTATGGCCTACCCAGAGTTGGTACCCACTTCTGttacagttgtcaacagttcAGCCATTAATCTTGTTGCCTCATCCAGACAACCTCCTGAGTCTCCCTCACAACCCAGAACAGCACCTGCTGAGACACAAACTGAACTTGGCTGCTTGGACGTTATCAGGAAAACTCTGTCAAACAAGGGATTTTCAAAGCAAGCGGTTGACATCATCTGTGCATCTTGGACAGCAGGCACTGAGAAACAGTACAAAGGAGTGTGGGACAAGTGGTCTGGCTGGTGTCGTAAACGGCAAATTGATTTACTTCAAGCTTCTGTCACCCAGGTTGTCCAGTTCTTAACTGATTGTTATCATGAAGGCAAAGGGTACAGTAGTTTCGCAGTGGACATTTTGTTTctaaattgtttttgtccttcatTAGGCCATATAACCCAGTGTCCTCTAGGACAATAGCTAGGTGGATCATGTTAGTGTTACAGTCTGCAGGGATTGACACTTCGAAATTTAAGGCACACAGTGTAAGAGGGGCTGCCACATCTCATGCGTATGTCACAGGAACTCCAGTTGCAGATATTCTTAAGATGGCAGATTGGTCTAGTGAGTATGTTTTTCGCAGACATTATTTGAGAGATGTTCTACAATTGGTCTAGGCCTTTATCTTAATAAATTCCTTATTTTGCTGTATATGGAATTGCGTAGTGTTTTTAGGCCGCGGTTCTTTGAAATCgcataattatcccataatgcggagcatatcgaaagagaaatgaaaattagacgagaggtacttaccttgaagtgtaattgaagTTCTCTTAAGATATGtggagcattatgggataatgctTCCCAGCCctgtctctttttccttttcgatGTTCCCACCCTTGGTTCTCTTGAGGACCTTGACCTAAATCGTATTCGCCCTCCAGGAAGAACTGGTTATTACGCCGCTTCCTGGGGTTTATATGACTGCTAATTTGCATCTGAATAACTTCTTTTAAACGTGACCACTGACCAGTATGTAGGTAGGAAGTatgcataattatcccataatgctccaCATATCTTAGGAGAActtcaattacacttcaaggtaagtacctctcgtctaattttcatttttgtatgcTTTATGGGTCAAACAATAATATTCTAGGAGTACTTATTTATGCGATTTATTAGATTGTATTATCTTGTGTGCTTGTTGAA
The Montipora capricornis isolate CH-2021 chromosome 10, ASM3666992v2, whole genome shotgun sequence genome window above contains:
- the LOC138019992 gene encoding uncharacterized protein, producing MPGKCLFNERWFENSSYKLWLERDTDKYKAKCKVCMKTFDVSNMGESALSSHEKGKKHINLMEKQRSGTTVDIRNLLTNSPSTVSQPATGSNNSRSTTSLASNGGSTSASSSLTGLSDFVTRNDTLAAEIWWALKVNSSHYSYKSCEDISFLVQQMFPDSNIAKKFTCGEKKASYLTCFGIAPHFKSLLKEKVKSADGYVLLFDESLNHELQKKQMDFHVRMWNHDKVETRYFASEFLGHASAEDMLDKFHSCKEDLSFGNLIQLSMDGPNVNWKFYQMVEDELKNDYSCTLLNTGSCGIHIVHGAFKDGCEAAGWTVQKTLGSLYWLFKDSPARRDDYSKVTGSSVFPLKFCQHRWLENVAVAERALEVWPDIVTFVNAVKEKKVKDPKTKSYEIIKSSCSDPLMPAKIAFFASVAKQITPFLTAFQTDKPMLPFMGNSLCTLLKSLMGRFIKNELMAEATSVLKILNMKPTDKEQQVDYHKVDVGFVAQKMLREKSSNLSERQVLEFRVGCKDFLAKTVAKLFDKTPINYRLVRSMSCLDPRLMASEKESCEKKMKRILEILVEARRLKSAECDEVMYQFSQFLDYCSDNPDFEKFDPNEPTSRVDTLLYEHMAGDKQLAKVWQVVKLLLLMSHGQATVERGFSVNKQVAVENLSERSFIAQRIVHDHIESVGGLANVKISKPLLVSSAGARQKYLSHLEEQKRIKVSQEKMLKRKSTMEEIDLLKKKKKQFETDVEGLIKTADEFADKAENSRQLTWITKSNSLRRTAKDKMVQLKEIEKQLDGKLQQLRND